ACACCACGGATGGGATGAGGCAGGCCCCAGCGCCGACCTATGAGTGACACATCGCAGACCCGTACCAATGGTCAGTCGCGCCCCGAACCGGCCGACGACGGCCGCGTCAGCGCCCGGATCGTCATCCCCGAGAAGCACCCGATGGTCACCCTGCTCGGCACCGCGGACTCGCTGCTGCGCGTGATCGAGCAGGGGTTCCCCGCCGCCGACATCCACGTCCGCGGCAACGAGGTGACCGCCACCGGCACGCGTGCCGAGGTCGCCCTCGTCCAGAAGCTGTTCAGCGAGATGATGCTGGTGCTGCGCACCGGCCAGCCCCTGACGGAGGACTCCGTGGAGCGCTCCATCGCCATGCTCCGAAGCCAGGCGCAGGACCCGGACAGCCCGGCGCCGTCGCAGGTGTTCACCGCGAACATCCTGTCCAACCGGGGCCGGACGATCCGCCCCAAGACCCTCAACCAGCAGCGCTACGTCGAGGCGATCGACAAGCACACGATCGTCTTCGGCCTCGGCCCGGCCGGTACCGGCAAGACCTACCTGGCGATGGCCAAGGCCGTCCAGGCCCTGCAGGCCAAGGAGGTCAACCGGATCATCCTGACCCGCCCGGCGGTCGAGGCGGGGGAGCGGCTGGGCTTCCTGCCCGGCACGCTCTACGAGAAGATCGACCCGTACCTGCGCCCGCTCTACGACGCGCTGCACGACATGATGGACCCGGACTCCATCCCGCGGCTGATGGCGGCCGGCACCATCGAGGTCGCCCCGCTCGCGTACATGCGCGGCCGCACCCTCAACGACGCCTTCATCATCCTGGACGAGGCCCAGAACACCTCGCCCGAGCAGATGAAGATGTTCCTCACCCGCCTCGGGTTCAACTCCCGGGTGGTGGTCACCGGCGACACCAGCCAGATCGACCTCCCGGGCGGCACCCGCAGCGGCCTCAAGGTCGTCCAGGAGATCCTGGCCGACGTGCCCGACATCCACTTCTCCGTCCTCACCAGCACCGACGTGGTCCGCCACAAGCTGGTCGGCCGGATCGTGGACGCGTACGAGCGCTGGGACGCCCGCCAGGAGGCCGAGGAGGCCTCCCCGACCGCCCGCAAGCCCGCCCAGCGGCGCCCGGGCAAGGCGGCCGCGCCCCGCGCACCCCGCGCACCCCGACAGTCCCATCGCACCGAAAGCTGAGCACACAGCCCGTCATGTCGATCGACATCGCCAACGAGTCCGGTTGGGACGCCGACGAGGAAGCCATCCTCGACGTCGCCCGCTTCGCACTGGACAAGATGCGGATCCACCCGCAGTCCGAACTGTCCGTGATCCTGGTGGACGGTGCGGCGATGGAGGAGCTGCACATCCAGTGGATGGACCTGCCCGGTCCGACCGACGTGATGTCGTTCCCGATGGACGAGCTGCGTCCCGGCAAGGAGGGCGAGGAGCTGCCGCAGGGCCTGCTCGGCGACATCGTGCTCTGCCCCGAGGTCGCCGAGCAGCAGGGCAAGGCGGCCCCTTCGAAGCACTCGATGGACGAGGAGCTGCAGCTGCTCACCGTGCACGGCGTGCTGCACGTCCTCGGCTACGACCACGAGGAGCCCGAGGAGGAGGAGGAGATGTTCGCCCTCCAGAAGCGCATCCTGGACGACTGGCGGGCGGGCCGCGGCCTCGGCGGCATCTCCCCGGCCCCCACCACCCACTGACGCGGAGCCCGAACCCCTGTGAGTGGTGAGAGTACGAGCTTCATCCTGGGCGCCGTGCTGCTCGTGGTGCTCGGCTGGCTGGCCGCGTGCGCCGAGGCGGGCATCTCCCGGGTCTCCCGTTTCCGGGCGGAGGAGGCCGTGCGGGTCGGTCGGCGCGGGTCGGCGCGGCTGCTGACCCTCGCCTCCGACCCGATCCGCTACCTCAACCTGGCGACCCTGATCCGGGTGGCCAGCGAGATGGCGGCGGCGGTCCTGGTCACCGTGGTGTGCGTGCGCAACGTGACGCCGACCTGGCAGGCCGTCCTGCTGGCGTTCGGCGTGATGGTGCTGGTGTCCTTCGTCGCGGTGGGGGTCTCGCCGCGCACGATCGGGCGCCAGCACCCGCTCACCACCGCGACCGCGGCCTCCTTCGTGCTGCTGCCGCTGGCCGCGGTGCTCGGCCCGATCCCGCGGCTGCTGATCCTGCTCGGCAATGCGCTGACCCCGGGCAAGGGCTACCGGGAGGGGCCGTTCGCCTCCGAGGCGGAGCTGCGGGCGCTGGTGGACCTCGCGGAGAAGGACGACCTGATCGAGGACGAGGAGCGCCGGATGGTGCACTCGGTCTTCGAACTGGGCGACACCATCGTGCGCGAGGTGATGGTGCCGCGCACCGACCTGGTGATGATCGAGCGGCACAAGACCGTCCGGCAGGCGCTCACCCTGGCGCTGCGCTCGGGCTTCTCGCGGATCCCGGTGGTCGGGGACAACGAGGACGACGTGGTCGGCATCGTCTACCTCAAGGACCTGGTGCGCCGCACCCACATCAACCGGGAGGCGGAGGCCGAGGAGGTCGGCGCGGTGATGCGCCCGGCGGTGTTCGTCCCGGACTCCAAGCCGGCCGGCGACCTGCTGCGCGAGATGCAGCAGCGCCGCTCGCACGTGGCGATCGTGATCGACGAGTACGGCGGCACGGCCGGCCTGGTGACCATCGAGGACGTCCTGGAGGAGATCGTCGGCGAGATCACCGACGAGTACGACCGGGAGATCGCGCCGATCGAGGACCTCGGCGACGGCTCGTACCGCATCACGGCCCGGCTGCTGGTGGAGGACCTGGGCGAGCTGTTCGGCATCGAGCTGGAGGACGAGGACGTCGAGACCGTCGGCGGCCTGCTGGCCAAGCACCTCGGCCGGGTGCCGATCCCCGGTTCCGCCTGCGAGATCCCGCTGCCGGAGCCCCTGGACGGCAGTCTGACCGGCATCCTGCTGACCGCCGAGTCCTCGGCCGGCCGCCGCAACCGGATCGGCTCCATGGTCGCCTCCCCGGTCCGCGGCGGCGACGCCCCCGAGGAGCCCGCGGGCGAGTAGCGGGTGCGCGGTGGCCGAGCGACCATGGAGGGCATGACGCACAAACTTCGCGCGGAGTACGGCCCGCAGGGGGCGGCCGGCGGAGTCAAGTCCTGGCACGTGGTGCGGGACGAGGACCCGTCGACGGCGCTCTGCGGCCGGACCATCACCGACGCCGCCGAGACGCGGCCCGAGCAGGAGTGGGGGACCGGGCTGCGCTGCTGCCAGCAGTGCGGGTCGCTCTACATGCACGAGACGCCGCACATGCAGGGGAGCCACCCCTACAGCTAGGCCGTGGCTGGGCTCTGGAGGTCGCCATGAAGCTGCAAGACGAACTACCCGTCGACAACCGGCTCGTCACGGTGTGGCGGATCGGGGCGGGGCTCGGAGGGATCTTCCTGATCGTGTTCGGGTGCCTGGGGCTCGCCGACCACCCGGGGTTCCTGGACACGGAAGGTGACCGGGTCGCCGGGCTGTCGACCAACGGTGCGCTGGCCATCCTGTCCATCGTGGCGGGCGCGATCCTGGTCGTCGGGGCGGTGATCGGAGGGAACTTCGCGTCCTACCTGAACATGGCGGTGGGCGTGCTGTTCGTCCTGTCCGGCTTCTACGGCCTGACGGTGCTCGGGCGGCCGGACGCCAACATCCTGAACTTCCGGATGTCGAACGTGCTGTTCGCGTTCATCTTCGGGGTCATCCTGACCACCTTCGGGATGTACGGCCGGGTGAGCAGCCACCTGCCGCACGACAACCCCTTCTGGCGGCGGCGGGTCGAGCGCGAGGAGCCGCTGCCCTCCGGGCCCAAGACCTTCGTGAAGGTCATGAACCCGAACCCGGGCCGGACCCACCCGGTCGGCCACTGAGGGGGCCGGGGTGCCTATGCTCGGCGGCATGAGTGACATCGTCGAGCTCGACCCCGAAGACAAGAAGATCATCACCCTGGCCCGCTCGGCCCGCGCCCGCAACGGCGTGGCCGAGGGGGCCGCGGTGCGTGACGAGACCGGCCGCACCTACGTGGCCGGGACGGTCGCGCTGGAGTCGCTGCGGCTGAGCGCGCTGCAGACGGCGGTGGCGATGGCGGTGGCCAGTGGCGCGAAGTCGCTGGAGGCGGCGGCCGTGGTGAGCGAGGCGGAGCAGCCGGCCGAGGCGGACCTGGCGGCCGTACGGGACCTGGGCGGGGCCGGGACGCCGGTGCTGCTGGCCGGTCCGGACGGGGCGCTGCGGGTGGCCGCCGAGGCGCGCTGAGGCCGTTCTCGGCCCGGGGCGGCAACGGGGTGGCCCGGCGTGGTGGCTCCCCTGGGTTCTGCGGATAATCTCACCGGGGGAGTGGACACGGTGAGGGGACTGGGGCATGGGGGCGGTGGCGTTCTTCGCCGGGCTGCTGCTGTTCGTGATGGGGCTGGGCAAGTGGCAGGAGACCGGGTCGCCGTTCTGGCTCTACGGCTCGCTGGGCTTCCTGCTGGTGCTGGTGGTGATCGCGCTGATCCCCGGCGGCGGCAAGGGCGGCAGGTAGCGCCGAGCGCCCCCGAAGACCGCCGCGAGCTCCCCTGCGGGCACCCCGGGGGCGCCCCCGGACGGCGGGGCTCAGGTGATCAGGGAGAATGGAGCCCATGAATGCCCCTTCCTCCTCGTACCGCTCCGGGTTCGCGT
The genomic region above belongs to Streptomyces sp. 1331.2 and contains:
- a CDS encoding DUF4383 domain-containing protein; its protein translation is MKLQDELPVDNRLVTVWRIGAGLGGIFLIVFGCLGLADHPGFLDTEGDRVAGLSTNGALAILSIVAGAILVVGAVIGGNFASYLNMAVGVLFVLSGFYGLTVLGRPDANILNFRMSNVLFAFIFGVILTTFGMYGRVSSHLPHDNPFWRRRVEREEPLPSGPKTFVKVMNPNPGRTHPVGH
- a CDS encoding PhoH family protein encodes the protein MSDTSQTRTNGQSRPEPADDGRVSARIVIPEKHPMVTLLGTADSLLRVIEQGFPAADIHVRGNEVTATGTRAEVALVQKLFSEMMLVLRTGQPLTEDSVERSIAMLRSQAQDPDSPAPSQVFTANILSNRGRTIRPKTLNQQRYVEAIDKHTIVFGLGPAGTGKTYLAMAKAVQALQAKEVNRIILTRPAVEAGERLGFLPGTLYEKIDPYLRPLYDALHDMMDPDSIPRLMAAGTIEVAPLAYMRGRTLNDAFIILDEAQNTSPEQMKMFLTRLGFNSRVVVTGDTSQIDLPGGTRSGLKVVQEILADVPDIHFSVLTSTDVVRHKLVGRIVDAYERWDARQEAEEASPTARKPAQRRPGKAAAPRAPRAPRQSHRTES
- a CDS encoding hemolysin family protein, coding for MSGESTSFILGAVLLVVLGWLAACAEAGISRVSRFRAEEAVRVGRRGSARLLTLASDPIRYLNLATLIRVASEMAAAVLVTVVCVRNVTPTWQAVLLAFGVMVLVSFVAVGVSPRTIGRQHPLTTATAASFVLLPLAAVLGPIPRLLILLGNALTPGKGYREGPFASEAELRALVDLAEKDDLIEDEERRMVHSVFELGDTIVREVMVPRTDLVMIERHKTVRQALTLALRSGFSRIPVVGDNEDDVVGIVYLKDLVRRTHINREAEAEEVGAVMRPAVFVPDSKPAGDLLREMQQRRSHVAIVIDEYGGTAGLVTIEDVLEEIVGEITDEYDREIAPIEDLGDGSYRITARLLVEDLGELFGIELEDEDVETVGGLLAKHLGRVPIPGSACEIPLPEPLDGSLTGILLTAESSAGRRNRIGSMVASPVRGGDAPEEPAGE
- the ybeY gene encoding rRNA maturation RNase YbeY is translated as MSIDIANESGWDADEEAILDVARFALDKMRIHPQSELSVILVDGAAMEELHIQWMDLPGPTDVMSFPMDELRPGKEGEELPQGLLGDIVLCPEVAEQQGKAAPSKHSMDEELQLLTVHGVLHVLGYDHEEPEEEEEMFALQKRILDDWRAGRGLGGISPAPTTH
- a CDS encoding cytidine deaminase produces the protein MSDIVELDPEDKKIITLARSARARNGVAEGAAVRDETGRTYVAGTVALESLRLSALQTAVAMAVASGAKSLEAAAVVSEAEQPAEADLAAVRDLGGAGTPVLLAGPDGALRVAAEAR